Proteins encoded by one window of Polaribacter haliotis:
- the rsmI gene encoding 16S rRNA (cytidine(1402)-2'-O)-methyltransferase — MSKLYIVPTPIGNLEDITFRAIRVLKEVDFILAEDTRTSGKLLKHFEIATQMHSHHMHNEHKSVKGVVQRIQNGETCALISDAGTPAISDPGFLLTRACVENNIEVDCLPGATAFVPALVNSGLPNDKFVFEGFLPVKKGRQTRFLLLAEETRTMIFYESPHKLVKTLGHFVEYFGAERRVSVSRELTKMFEETIRGTATEVLAHYTAKPPKGEIVVIVEGKK, encoded by the coding sequence ATGAGTAAATTATATATAGTCCCAACACCAATTGGTAATCTAGAAGACATCACTTTTAGAGCGATTCGTGTTTTAAAAGAAGTCGATTTTATTTTAGCAGAAGACACACGCACAAGCGGAAAACTCTTAAAACATTTTGAAATTGCTACACAAATGCACAGTCACCATATGCATAATGAACATAAATCTGTAAAAGGTGTTGTGCAGAGAATTCAGAATGGAGAAACGTGTGCATTAATTTCTGATGCTGGAACTCCAGCAATTTCAGATCCTGGTTTTTTATTAACAAGAGCGTGTGTAGAAAATAATATAGAAGTCGATTGTTTACCTGGTGCAACTGCATTTGTACCAGCTTTGGTAAATTCTGGCTTGCCTAATGATAAATTTGTTTTTGAAGGATTTCTTCCAGTTAAAAAAGGAAGACAAACGCGTTTTCTTTTATTAGCAGAAGAAACAAGAACGATGATTTTTTACGAATCTCCACATAAATTGGTAAAAACATTAGGGCATTTTGTAGAATATTTTGGTGCAGAAAGAAGAGTTTCTGTTTCCCGAGAACTCACAAAAATGTTTGAAGAAACCATTAGAGGAACTGCCACAGAAGTGTTGGCACATTATACTGCAAAACCACCAAAAGGGGAAATTGTTGTTATAGTTGAAGGGAAGAAGTAG
- a CDS encoding HopJ type III effector protein, giving the protein MIIQQFKTILKSNPTAITFSDTMQVIEEFYNFTPTTFTNGEIKNNAGKNSGSCKLFAFAKLQKLTKEETLFCFGEHYKSVLEDENGDSHQNIRNFMKTGFEGLSFEGEALELK; this is encoded by the coding sequence ATGATCATCCAACAATTCAAAACAATACTAAAATCAAATCCAACTGCAATTACTTTTTCAGATACAATGCAAGTAATTGAAGAGTTTTACAACTTTACTCCAACTACTTTTACAAACGGAGAAATAAAAAACAACGCTGGCAAAAATTCTGGTTCTTGTAAATTATTTGCGTTTGCAAAACTTCAAAAATTAACAAAAGAAGAAACTTTATTTTGCTTTGGCGAACATTATAAATCTGTTTTAGAAGATGAAAATGGAGATTCTCACCAGAATATTAGAAACTTTATGAAAACTGGTTTTGAGGGTTTGTCTTTTGAAGGTGAAGCTTTAGAATTAAAGTAA
- a CDS encoding dihydrolipoyl dehydrogenase family protein yields MKKSMESKHYDVFVIGSGVAGQTTAKICAENGLKVAIADKQAFGGTCAIRGCDPKKVILQFADIIKKTEALKGLGIKEIPKINWEDILDFKNSFIDKVPKGTEENLKELGIDLYHQSPKFISKNEITVEGKTVSADKFVIASGLTPRKLHFKGAQFLKTSPDFFNLKKLPKSATFIGAGYVGMEFCYLLSTLGCKVNVIDRGTQALSQFDAFLVDKLVENMQKSGVKFYFNSEIESLEKLRKNVRIQFKQKGKTKSVKSRIVFNTSGRVPATELLELEKANIKNDKTGIIVNDFLQNETNKNVYACGDISSKSLPLTPLSGLQGYIVGNNILKENSKEFLNPLVPSVVFTYPNLATVGLSEEEAEKTYKNIKIYKGDATHFYNAKKSNESIYAYKIIINERTDVIVGAHLLGSKANECINIFMMAINQKMTVSEFKKLIFTYPSYSSDLKSMMKNPD; encoded by the coding sequence ATGAAAAAATCTATGGAATCTAAACATTACGATGTTTTTGTAATCGGAAGTGGAGTTGCAGGACAAACGACTGCTAAAATTTGTGCTGAAAACGGACTGAAAGTCGCAATTGCAGACAAACAAGCTTTTGGTGGAACTTGCGCTATAAGAGGTTGTGACCCTAAAAAAGTGATTTTGCAGTTTGCAGATATCATCAAGAAAACAGAAGCATTAAAAGGTTTAGGAATTAAAGAAATTCCAAAAATTAATTGGGAAGATATTCTGGATTTTAAAAACTCTTTTATAGATAAAGTTCCAAAAGGAACAGAAGAAAATTTAAAGGAATTGGGAATTGATTTATATCATCAATCGCCAAAATTTATCAGTAAAAATGAAATTACTGTAGAAGGAAAAACCGTTTCCGCAGATAAATTTGTAATCGCTTCTGGTTTAACTCCAAGAAAACTACATTTTAAAGGTGCTCAATTTTTAAAAACAAGTCCCGATTTTTTCAACTTAAAAAAATTACCAAAATCAGCCACATTTATTGGTGCAGGTTATGTTGGAATGGAGTTTTGTTATTTGCTATCCACTTTAGGTTGTAAAGTAAATGTTATTGATAGAGGTACTCAAGCCTTGTCTCAATTTGATGCTTTTTTAGTGGATAAATTAGTAGAAAACATGCAAAAAAGCGGCGTGAAATTCTACTTTAATTCAGAAATTGAATCGTTAGAAAAGTTGAGAAAAAACGTCCGAATTCAATTCAAACAAAAAGGTAAAACCAAATCTGTAAAATCTCGAATTGTATTTAATACTTCAGGTAGAGTTCCTGCAACAGAATTGTTAGAATTGGAAAAAGCAAACATAAAAAATGACAAAACTGGAATAATTGTGAACGATTTTCTTCAAAATGAAACCAATAAAAATGTTTATGCTTGTGGAGATATTTCGAGTAAATCGCTTCCTTTAACACCACTTTCTGGCTTGCAAGGCTATATTGTTGGGAATAATATACTTAAGGAAAATTCTAAAGAATTTTTAAATCCTTTAGTGCCTTCTGTGGTTTTTACGTATCCGAATTTGGCAACTGTTGGCCTGTCTGAAGAAGAAGCTGAAAAAACCTATAAAAACATAAAAATTTATAAAGGTGATGCTACTCATTTTTACAATGCAAAAAAATCTAACGAAAGTATTTATGCATACAAAATAATCATCAATGAAAGAACAGATGTTATTGTTGGTGCGCATTTATTAGGTTCAAAAGCGAATGAATGCATTAATATATTTATGATGGCTATCAACCAGAAAATGACAGTTTCTGAATTTAAAAAACTTATTTTTACGTATCCTTCTTATTCCAGTGATTTAAAAAGTATGATGAAAAATCCAGATTAA
- a CDS encoding M28 family peptidase, with amino-acid sequence MLKKLIYLLLFSFLLFQCKTEEKSKQISSENYADIINEEFTGDLAFETTSFVEKYWRVVGNTGFNKSIYKIAEKLEKAGYVLEENATEKDVLTYRIEKRPLKKPTWESVDATLKIEGEIEPLLQHSTNRNMIALNSYSTPKEGISAEVIYIEDIKNINKINVKGKIVFAETSPYRIYKSAIVEGKAVGIITYNNPSYLQPEKNTTSIQFRSIPHDSINKPWGIALSYQAKERLKNSLEKGKTTLNVKIETNIYPSEELTIVADIKGTENPKERLVFSAHIQEPGANDNATGVGVALEMASLTAKFINQKQFQPKRTLTFLWGDEIVSTRRYVQEDSIRAKDIKWGISLDMVGEDTEKTGGTFLIEKMPDPSAIWTRGNDKHSEWGGSKMSLEQMKPHYLNDFLINKFKAQGKRANWIVSTNPFEGGSDHVPFLRENIPSVLFWHFTDQFYHTDNDRIDKVSKTTLKNVGTTALISGYILLNADENTAKNIISDLEKSAIERLNEELKQSKIAINNGDSLATQIEIITAWNDWYQKSLSTTKDMVSDENSIKIDIEKSQKTIDSISVKIIEKLKI; translated from the coding sequence ATGCTCAAAAAATTAATCTATCTTTTATTATTTTCTTTCTTACTTTTTCAATGTAAAACTGAAGAAAAGTCAAAACAAATATCATCAGAAAATTATGCAGATATAATTAACGAAGAATTTACTGGAGATTTAGCATTTGAAACCACTTCGTTTGTTGAAAAATATTGGCGAGTTGTTGGAAATACTGGTTTTAATAAATCCATTTACAAAATTGCAGAAAAGTTAGAAAAAGCAGGATACGTTTTAGAAGAAAACGCAACAGAAAAAGATGTTTTAACCTATAGAATTGAAAAACGTCCGCTTAAAAAACCAACTTGGGAATCTGTAGATGCAACTTTAAAAATTGAAGGAGAAATAGAACCTTTGTTGCAACACAGCACCAATAGAAATATGATTGCTTTAAATTCTTACAGCACTCCAAAAGAAGGGATTTCTGCAGAAGTAATTTATATTGAAGACATTAAAAATATAAATAAAATAAACGTAAAAGGAAAAATTGTTTTTGCGGAAACAAGTCCTTATCGAATTTATAAATCGGCAATTGTGGAAGGAAAAGCTGTTGGAATTATAACTTATAACAATCCTTCTTATTTACAGCCAGAAAAAAATACGACTTCTATTCAGTTTCGTTCCATTCCTCATGATTCTATAAATAAGCCTTGGGGAATTGCACTTTCTTACCAAGCAAAAGAACGTTTGAAAAATTCATTAGAAAAAGGAAAAACTACGCTAAATGTAAAAATTGAAACGAATATTTATCCTTCTGAAGAGCTGACAATTGTTGCAGATATTAAAGGAACAGAAAACCCAAAAGAGCGTTTGGTTTTTAGTGCACACATTCAAGAACCTGGCGCAAATGACAATGCAACTGGAGTTGGTGTTGCTTTGGAAATGGCTTCGTTAACTGCGAAATTTATCAATCAAAAACAATTTCAACCTAAAAGAACTTTAACTTTTTTATGGGGAGATGAAATTGTATCAACAAGAAGATATGTGCAAGAAGATTCCATAAGAGCAAAAGATATAAAATGGGGAATTTCTTTGGATATGGTTGGAGAAGATACTGAAAAAACGGGCGGAACTTTCCTAATTGAAAAAATGCCAGATCCAAGTGCCATTTGGACGCGTGGAAATGATAAACATAGTGAATGGGGAGGTTCTAAAATGAGTTTGGAACAAATGAAGCCTCATTATTTAAATGATTTTTTAATTAATAAATTTAAAGCACAAGGAAAAAGAGCCAATTGGATTGTAAGTACAAATCCGTTTGAAGGAGGAAGTGATCACGTTCCTTTTTTAAGAGAAAATATACCAAGTGTTTTGTTTTGGCATTTTACAGATCAGTTTTATCATACAGATAATGATAGAATAGATAAAGTGTCCAAAACGACTTTAAAAAATGTAGGAACAACAGCTTTAATTTCTGGGTATATTTTATTAAATGCTGATGAAAATACAGCAAAAAATATAATTTCTGATTTAGAAAAATCTGCCATTGAAAGATTAAATGAAGAATTGAAACAAAGTAAAATTGCTATAAATAATGGCGATTCTTTAGCAACCCAAATCGAAATAATTACAGCTTGGAATGATTGGTATCAAAAATCCTTATCAACCACAAAAGATATGGTTTCAGATGAAAATTCTATTAAAATTGACATTGAAAAATCGCAAAAAACAATTGATTCAATTTCGGTAAAAATTATTGAGAAGCTAAAAATTTAA
- a CDS encoding carboxymuconolactone decarboxylase family protein yields MPLVTPLNAEHDLETQKLAEFFNETLGFCPNSVLTMQRRPAISKAFINLNKAVMANEGRVTSALKRMIAWVSSNATGCRYCQAHAIRAAERYGAEQEQLDNIWEYKTHTAFSDAERAALDFSLAASMVPNAVDVKIKEELYKYWNEGEIVEMLGVISLFGYLNRWNDSMGTTLEEDAIESGNQFLGKHGFEVGKHNGSKY; encoded by the coding sequence ATGCCATTAGTAACACCTCTTAATGCAGAACACGATTTAGAAACTCAAAAACTTGCAGAGTTTTTTAATGAAACATTGGGTTTTTGCCCAAATTCGGTATTAACGATGCAAAGAAGACCTGCAATTTCTAAAGCATTTATAAATTTAAACAAAGCTGTTATGGCAAATGAAGGTAGAGTAACTTCTGCTTTAAAAAGAATGATTGCTTGGGTTTCGAGTAACGCAACAGGTTGTAGATATTGCCAAGCACATGCAATTAGAGCAGCAGAACGTTATGGAGCAGAACAAGAACAATTAGATAATATTTGGGAATATAAAACGCATACTGCTTTTTCAGATGCAGAAAGAGCAGCATTAGATTTTTCTTTAGCAGCTTCTATGGTACCTAATGCAGTTGATGTAAAAATTAAAGAAGAATTATATAAATATTGGAACGAAGGAGAAATCGTAGAAATGTTAGGTGTAATTTCTTTATTTGGTTACTTAAATAGATGGAACGATTCAATGGGAACTACTTTAGAAGAAGATGCAATAGAATCTGGAAATCAATTTTTGGGAAAACATGGTTTCGAAGTTGGTAAACACAATGGATCTAAATATTAG
- a CDS encoding T9SS type B sorting domain-containing protein: protein MSVLFYAQTDTAPVITANGDQAFCIGNAINIVEDFTITDSDDTGIEFFFIQISSGYQNGFDLLDLGSHSTIDQSWNSNEGKLTLFSKVSGTEMLFSDLEEAVKQVTFTTTANTVSEEKIFSLTADDKNYLKETDHFYEFIPAQGITWKDAKIAAENKFYYGRRGYLATLTSEVEADFAGKQASGAGWIGGSDEETEGVWKWVTGPEAGDIFWNGQVNGSSPQGQYAKWNRSEPNDFRGNNTTGEDYAHITDPSIGIRGAWNDLPNVGGTNLYVPRGYVVEYGSLGDPPLNIAATSRIYIPQIITITEANVCEAGTATISAIPSEGQILGYTAASGGDLLFIGNNFTTTVSETTTFYASVSVDGCISLPRTPIRIIVNQRPNITNTENDLICSGTALLSATASEGVVNWYDSLTGGELIHIGNTYRTPVLTATVSYFVEANNSNCISLNRTEVIAEVDTTIPVFNVEKENVALCKDIGSVDLKVIDEQGIYTYVWKKEGVLIAGNTSEINISEVGNYSVKAFSEAGCESLEKTIVVKESEIANITKEDILIIDDSDNNSINVEIQNIGSGNYEFTLDNEFGNYKDNGFFEGISTGLHTLFIRDKGGCGTAKYTFSILEYPRFFTPNNDTKNDFWNLKGYNKDFYTVTDIYIYNRYGVVLSKITQESEGWDGTYKGKLLPSNSYWFQAILTDKNGLSVEKKGSFSLIRK from the coding sequence ATGTCTGTTTTATTTTATGCACAAACTGATACTGCTCCTGTAATTACAGCAAATGGCGACCAAGCTTTTTGTATTGGTAATGCTATAAATATTGTCGAAGATTTTACGATAACAGATTCTGATGATACTGGGATAGAGTTTTTCTTTATTCAAATTTCCTCTGGTTATCAAAATGGTTTCGATCTTTTAGATTTAGGAAGTCATTCAACAATTGATCAAAGTTGGAATTCAAATGAAGGAAAGTTAACTTTATTTTCAAAAGTTTCAGGTACAGAAATGTTGTTTTCAGACTTAGAGGAAGCTGTAAAACAAGTAACTTTTACAACAACTGCAAATACAGTTTCCGAAGAAAAAATATTTTCTTTAACAGCAGACGATAAAAACTACTTAAAAGAAACCGATCATTTTTATGAATTTATTCCAGCACAAGGCATCACTTGGAAGGACGCTAAAATTGCTGCAGAAAATAAGTTTTATTATGGAAGACGAGGCTATTTAGCAACTTTAACTAGCGAAGTTGAAGCAGATTTTGCAGGAAAACAAGCTTCAGGAGCAGGTTGGATTGGTGGTTCAGACGAAGAAACAGAAGGTGTTTGGAAATGGGTAACAGGCCCAGAAGCTGGTGACATTTTTTGGAATGGACAAGTAAATGGTTCTTCTCCTCAAGGTCAATATGCAAAATGGAACAGAAGTGAGCCAAATGATTTTAGAGGAAACAATACAACAGGAGAAGATTATGCACACATAACAGACCCTTCCATAGGAATTAGAGGAGCATGGAACGATTTGCCAAACGTGGGTGGCACAAATTTGTATGTTCCAAGAGGCTATGTTGTAGAATATGGTTCTTTAGGAGATCCTCCATTAAATATTGCAGCAACTTCTCGTATTTATATACCACAGATAATTACAATTACAGAAGCCAATGTTTGCGAAGCTGGAACAGCTACAATTTCCGCAATTCCAAGCGAAGGACAAATTTTAGGGTACACTGCAGCCTCTGGTGGAGATTTATTATTCATAGGAAACAATTTTACCACTACAGTTTCAGAAACCACAACATTTTATGCATCCGTTTCTGTTGATGGTTGTATAAGTTTGCCAAGAACACCCATTAGAATAATTGTAAATCAAAGACCTAATATAACTAATACAGAAAACGATTTAATTTGTTCTGGAACAGCTTTATTAAGTGCAACAGCTTCAGAAGGTGTGGTAAATTGGTACGATTCTTTAACAGGTGGAGAACTAATTCATATAGGAAATACTTATAGAACACCTGTTTTAACTGCAACTGTTTCTTATTTTGTAGAAGCTAATAATTCTAACTGTATATCTTTAAACAGAACTGAGGTAATTGCAGAGGTAGATACTACAATTCCGGTTTTTAATGTAGAAAAAGAAAATGTTGCCTTATGTAAAGATATTGGTTCTGTAGATTTAAAGGTAATAGATGAGCAAGGAATTTATACGTATGTCTGGAAAAAAGAAGGTGTTTTAATAGCAGGGAATACTTCAGAAATAAATATATCAGAAGTTGGAAATTATTCCGTAAAAGCATTTTCGGAAGCAGGTTGCGAGTCTTTGGAAAAAACAATTGTTGTAAAAGAATCTGAAATAGCAAATATTACCAAAGAAGATATTTTAATCATAGACGATTCTGATAATAATTCAATAAATGTAGAAATCCAAAATATAGGCTCTGGAAATTATGAATTTACATTAGATAACGAGTTTGGAAACTATAAAGACAATGGTTTTTTTGAAGGAATATCAACAGGATTACACACCTTGTTTATTAGAGATAAAGGTGGTTGTGGAACTGCTAAATATACTTTCTCGATATTAGAATATCCAAGATTTTTTACACCAAATAACGATACAAAAAATGATTTTTGGAATTTAAAAGGGTATAATAAAGACTTTTATACAGTTACAGATATTTATATTTACAATAGGTATGGAGTAGTTTTATCTAAAATTACACAAGAAAGTGAAGGATGGGATGGAACATATAAAGGGAAATTACTACCTTCCAACAGTTATTGGTTTCAAGCAATTTTAACCGATAAAAACGGCTTGTCTGTAGAGAAAAAAGGAAGTTTTAGTTTAATAAGAAAATAG
- a CDS encoding OsmC family protein, whose translation MVKNIITTVWTEKSQFETDNPSGHKFTMFDKSQDNGDTVGFAPKALMLSSLAGCSGLDVVSLLEKMRAKVADFKIEVTAELTDEHPKFYNKVKVDYHFTDSELQPEKIQKAVNLSVTKYCGVMEMFRQFADVKIEIFLHDMSLKE comes from the coding sequence ATGGTTAAAAATATAATTACTACAGTTTGGACAGAAAAATCGCAATTCGAAACCGACAATCCTAGTGGACATAAATTTACAATGTTCGACAAATCGCAAGACAATGGAGATACTGTTGGTTTTGCTCCAAAAGCTTTAATGCTATCTTCTTTAGCAGGTTGCTCTGGTTTAGATGTTGTTTCTTTATTAGAAAAAATGCGTGCTAAAGTTGCCGATTTTAAAATTGAAGTTACTGCAGAATTAACAGACGAACATCCTAAATTTTACAACAAAGTAAAAGTAGATTATCACTTTACAGACAGCGAATTACAACCCGAAAAAATACAAAAAGCAGTAAATTTATCTGTAACAAAGTATTGTGGAGTTATGGAAATGTTTAGACAGTTTGCAGATGTAAAAATTGAAATATTCTTGCATGATATGTCTTTAAAAGAATAA
- the recJ gene encoding single-stranded-DNA-specific exonuclease RecJ, which produces MRWTLKKPPNKEKVAQLANDLQVDKTIATILCQRNVTTFEEAKKYFRPSLEDIHDPFLMKDMDLAVERIETAISNNENILIFGDYDVDGTTAVSLVSSYLKTIHPNIATYIPDRYAEGYGVSYMGIDFAEDNDFSLIIALDCGIKAIEKVAYAKEKNIDFIICDHHKPGKEIPKAVAVLNAKQEECNYPFDELCGCGVGFKLIQALGVSRNQTIEHFVPYLDLVATAIAADIVPMNGENRTLAYFGLQVINSQPRNGIKAIIHQVKKTELTITDVVFIIAPRINAAGRMKHGNYAVELLTEMDLDSAIEFAAAIEINNADRKDLDKKITNEALIQIIDNEEENKFTSVVFQEDWHKGVIGIVASRLIEKYYRPTLVFTKSGDKLAASARSVKGFDVYNALEACSEFIEQFGGHKYAAGLTLLPENYENFKNKFEEVVEKTIDKELLTPEISIDAEIDLSEITDKFFRIIQQMAPFGPMNMKPNFKSTCVRDNGYGKQVGADKTHLKLNVFQGDNKKTYNAIGFNLGDKIEFVQDEFDIVYALDENEWNGYKTVQLLLKDIK; this is translated from the coding sequence ATGAGATGGACTTTAAAAAAACCACCCAATAAAGAGAAAGTCGCCCAACTTGCCAATGACTTGCAGGTTGATAAAACCATTGCTACCATTCTTTGTCAAAGAAATGTAACTACTTTCGAAGAAGCAAAAAAGTATTTTCGTCCAAGTTTAGAAGATATTCACGATCCTTTTTTAATGAAAGATATGGATTTGGCAGTTGAAAGAATTGAAACCGCAATTTCTAACAACGAAAATATTTTAATTTTTGGCGATTATGATGTGGATGGAACAACAGCTGTTTCCTTAGTTTCTTCATATTTAAAAACGATTCACCCAAATATTGCAACTTATATTCCAGATAGATATGCAGAAGGTTATGGCGTTTCTTATATGGGTATCGATTTTGCAGAAGACAACGATTTTTCTTTAATTATTGCTTTAGATTGTGGTATAAAAGCCATTGAAAAAGTAGCTTATGCAAAAGAGAAAAACATCGATTTTATTATTTGCGATCATCACAAACCTGGTAAAGAAATTCCAAAAGCGGTTGCTGTTTTAAACGCAAAACAAGAAGAATGTAATTATCCTTTTGATGAACTTTGTGGATGTGGAGTTGGTTTTAAATTGATACAAGCTTTGGGAGTTTCTAGAAACCAAACGATTGAACATTTTGTGCCTTATTTAGATTTGGTTGCCACTGCAATTGCTGCAGATATTGTACCAATGAATGGCGAAAACAGAACTTTAGCTTATTTTGGTTTGCAAGTTATTAATTCTCAACCAAGAAATGGAATTAAAGCCATTATTCATCAAGTTAAAAAAACGGAACTTACAATTACTGATGTTGTTTTTATAATTGCGCCAAGAATTAATGCTGCTGGAAGAATGAAACATGGTAATTACGCTGTGGAATTATTAACAGAAATGGATTTAGATTCAGCCATTGAATTTGCTGCTGCTATTGAAATTAATAATGCTGATAGAAAAGATTTAGATAAGAAAATTACGAATGAAGCTTTAATACAAATAATAGATAACGAAGAAGAAAACAAATTTACATCTGTCGTTTTTCAAGAAGATTGGCACAAAGGTGTAATTGGAATTGTAGCTTCTAGATTGATCGAAAAATATTATAGACCAACGTTAGTTTTTACAAAAAGTGGCGATAAATTAGCGGCTTCTGCACGTTCTGTAAAGGGTTTTGATGTATATAACGCATTGGAGGCATGTAGCGAATTTATAGAACAATTTGGCGGACATAAATATGCTGCTGGGTTGACTTTATTGCCAGAAAATTATGAGAACTTTAAAAACAAATTCGAAGAAGTTGTAGAAAAAACGATTGACAAAGAATTGCTAACGCCAGAAATTTCGATTGATGCAGAAATAGATTTATCAGAAATTACAGATAAATTCTTTCGAATTATTCAGCAAATGGCGCCTTTTGGACCAATGAATATGAAACCGAATTTTAAGTCTACTTGTGTTAGAGATAATGGTTATGGAAAACAAGTAGGTGCAGATAAAACGCATTTAAAATTAAATGTTTTTCAAGGTGATAATAAAAAAACCTACAATGCAATTGGTTTTAATTTAGGTGATAAAATAGAGTTTGTACAAGACGAATTTGATATTGTGTATGCTTTAGACGAAAACGAATGGAATGGTTATAAAACTGTGCAATTGTTGTTGAAGGATATTAAATAG
- a CDS encoding VOC family protein, which produces MKLGAFSISLSVKDIHKSRAFYEKLGFTVFAGQIEKNYLILKNGNSLVGLFQGMFENNILTFNPGWDESANKLEEFDDVRTIQQHLKKEGVKLETEVDESTSGKGSFVVLDPDGNAILIDQHV; this is translated from the coding sequence ATGAAATTAGGAGCATTTTCAATCAGTTTATCGGTAAAAGACATTCATAAATCACGCGCATTTTACGAAAAATTAGGATTCACAGTTTTTGCAGGACAAATAGAAAAGAATTATTTAATTCTTAAAAACGGAAACTCTTTAGTTGGTTTATTTCAAGGAATGTTCGAAAACAATATACTAACCTTTAATCCTGGTTGGGATGAGTCTGCCAACAAATTAGAAGAATTTGATGATGTAAGAACTATTCAACAACACTTAAAAAAAGAAGGTGTAAAATTAGAAACAGAAGTAGATGAATCCACTTCAGGAAAAGGCAGTTTTGTGGTTTTAGATCCAGATGGAAATGCTATTTTGATTGATCAGCATGTTTAG